One part of the Anaeromyxobacter sp. Fw109-5 genome encodes these proteins:
- the argG gene encoding argininosuccinate synthase yields the protein MSRIYKSLPPKGTALGIAFSGGLDTRCAVAWLSEQGMAVHAYTADLAQPDEANPADIPPIALQHGAVKARLIDCRDAMVREGIAAIQCGAFHLSSGGKKYFNTTPLGRAVTTTAIVRAMREDGVHVFGDGSTHKGNDIQRFYRYGILVDPDLKIYKPWLDQAFVTAFGGRKEMSEYLERRNLPYKMGTEKAYSTDANVLGATHEAKDLERLDTGMRIVNPIMGVAHWKPEVAVKAEEITVVYEHGLPVELNGKRYESQYELFLEANRIGGRHGLGMSDQIENRVIDAKSRGIYEAPGMALLHLVYERLLSAIHNENTLDLYFSLGRRLGRLLYEGKWFDPEAMMLRDALSRWIAPAVTGSVTLELRRGDDWTLLATKAQYMSYAPEKLSMERVEEPAFTPEDRIGALELQNLNVGDNRALLLHHLDAVRALGAAKGGPSISALLGAGEDEE from the coding sequence ATGAGCCGCATCTACAAGTCCCTCCCGCCCAAGGGCACCGCGCTCGGCATCGCCTTCAGCGGCGGCCTCGACACGCGCTGCGCCGTCGCCTGGCTCTCCGAGCAGGGCATGGCCGTCCACGCCTACACCGCCGACCTCGCCCAGCCGGACGAGGCCAACCCGGCCGACATCCCGCCCATCGCGCTGCAGCACGGCGCGGTGAAGGCGCGGCTCATCGACTGCCGCGACGCCATGGTCCGCGAGGGGATCGCCGCCATCCAGTGCGGCGCCTTCCACCTCTCCTCGGGCGGCAAGAAGTACTTCAACACCACGCCGCTCGGCCGGGCCGTCACCACGACGGCGATCGTGCGCGCCATGCGCGAGGACGGCGTCCACGTCTTCGGCGACGGCTCGACGCACAAGGGCAACGACATCCAGCGCTTCTACCGGTACGGCATCCTGGTCGACCCGGATCTGAAGATCTACAAGCCGTGGCTCGACCAGGCCTTCGTGACCGCGTTCGGCGGCCGCAAGGAGATGAGCGAGTACCTCGAGCGCCGGAACCTCCCCTACAAGATGGGGACGGAGAAGGCCTACTCGACCGACGCCAACGTGCTCGGCGCCACGCACGAGGCGAAGGATCTGGAGCGGCTCGACACCGGGATGCGGATCGTGAACCCGATCATGGGGGTCGCGCACTGGAAGCCCGAGGTCGCCGTGAAGGCGGAGGAGATCACGGTCGTCTACGAGCACGGCCTCCCGGTCGAGCTGAACGGCAAGCGGTACGAGTCGCAGTACGAGCTGTTCCTCGAGGCGAACCGCATCGGCGGGCGTCACGGCCTCGGGATGAGCGACCAGATCGAGAACCGCGTCATCGACGCCAAGAGCCGCGGCATCTACGAGGCGCCCGGGATGGCGCTGCTGCACCTCGTCTACGAGCGGCTCCTCTCCGCGATCCACAACGAGAACACCCTCGACCTCTACTTCTCGCTCGGCCGCCGCCTGGGCCGGCTCCTCTACGAGGGGAAGTGGTTCGACCCCGAGGCGATGATGCTCCGCGACGCCCTGTCGCGCTGGATCGCGCCGGCGGTCACCGGCTCGGTCACCCTCGAGCTGCGGCGCGGCGACGACTGGACCCTCCTCGCCACCAAGGCGCAGTACATGAGCTACGCGCCGGAGAAGCTCTCCATGGAGCGGGTCGAGGAGCCGGCGTTCACGCCGGAGGATCGGATCGGCGCGCTCGAGCTGCAGAACCTCAACGTCGGCGACAACCGCGCGCTGCTCCTGCACCACCTCGACGCGGTGCGGGCGCTGGGCGCCGCCAAGGGCGGGCCGAGCATCTCGGCGCTGCTCGGCGCCGGCGAAGACGAGGAGTGA
- a CDS encoding tetratricopeptide repeat protein: MTVAELIDRGVKAYLAGRVKDALAAFQEVLTLDPGNAKARGYIVRIHAVTPSSTPLPGTHRAVTPPPGGRTVTPRPFPAQLRPEPAHEFAPSPWDEGPAASATYVVEAGGGLDLAAVSEKSGLQSLVPEGIPAASAAAGERDEVGAWLAAAKELLALGDFTGSLELIEKVLQVEPDHPEARAYLAQNESTLVAMYESKLGATSGVPRLAVRPEEVLWLNLDHRAGFLLAQIDGTVDYEALFALSGLPRLDTARILARLLADGVIAV, encoded by the coding sequence ATGACGGTGGCGGAGCTCATCGATCGCGGCGTGAAGGCGTACCTCGCCGGGCGCGTGAAGGACGCGCTCGCGGCCTTCCAGGAGGTCCTCACCCTGGACCCCGGGAACGCCAAGGCGCGTGGCTACATCGTCCGGATCCACGCGGTCACTCCCTCCTCGACCCCGCTCCCGGGCACGCACCGCGCCGTGACGCCGCCCCCCGGCGGGCGCACGGTGACCCCGCGGCCCTTCCCGGCGCAGCTCCGGCCCGAGCCCGCGCACGAGTTCGCGCCCTCCCCGTGGGACGAAGGCCCGGCCGCGTCGGCGACCTACGTGGTGGAGGCGGGCGGCGGGCTCGACCTCGCCGCCGTCTCGGAGAAGTCCGGGTTGCAGTCGCTCGTCCCCGAGGGGATCCCCGCGGCCTCCGCGGCGGCCGGCGAGCGGGACGAGGTGGGCGCCTGGCTCGCCGCGGCCAAGGAGCTGCTGGCGCTCGGAGACTTCACCGGCTCGCTCGAGCTCATCGAGAAGGTCCTCCAGGTCGAGCCGGACCACCCCGAGGCGCGTGCGTACCTCGCGCAGAACGAGTCGACGCTCGTCGCCATGTACGAGTCGAAGCTCGGCGCGACGTCGGGCGTCCCGCGCCTCGCGGTCCGGCCCGAGGAGGTCCTCTGGCTGAACCTCGATCACCGCGCGGGGTTCCTGCTCGCCCAGATCGACGGGACCGTGGACTACGAGGCGCTCTTCGCGCTCTCCGGGCTGCCTCGGCTCGACACGGCGCGCATCCTCGCGCGCCTGCTCGCGGACGGGGTCATCGCGGTGTAG
- the dnaK gene encoding molecular chaperone DnaK — protein sequence MSDHGPVVGIDLGTTNSVVATVQDGVPRVIPGRTGQPLTPSVVAVAKNGRRLVGALAKRQAITNPEGTVFAAKRLIGRRWGSSEVEDARKALPYELVAGPEGNDVRVQLGGRAVSMPELSALVLAELKADAEAFLGKPVRRAVVTVPAYFNDGQRQATKDAGRIAGLEVLRIVNEPTAAALAYGFGRQVRSKVVVFDLGGGTFDVSVLDVGRSVYDVVAVGGDTYLGGEDFDRRVMDWLTFGFAKEHGGVDLRQDKMALQRVRDAAERAKCELSSATSAPIHLPFLIGGGEGKGALHLDRQLSREGLEELTKDLVDRCIAVTERTLRDAGVRPAQVGEVILVGGMTRMPRVQRAVREFFGREPCKGVHPDEVVALGAAIQAQALTAAAKGDEVLLLDVTPQNLGLLVVGGYFQTVIPRNTTVPTSQTHLFTTVTDDQTSVRIAVLQGGSERAIDNELLGEFVLDGIRPARRGEVSIEVTFDISADGIVGVSAKDVATGQRQSITVTATSGLTEEELRRILDEQLDEQLQRKHSTREIEERRQWVSRMVREIEALGPAARGALERTRFGGDALRKAEAVLARARAAMEGRDGDALAAEVEPLERTLALYQGLATGGGPAGGAER from the coding sequence ATGAGCGACCACGGGCCCGTCGTCGGGATCGACCTCGGCACGACGAACTCCGTCGTGGCGACCGTCCAGGACGGCGTGCCGCGCGTCATCCCCGGCCGCACCGGCCAGCCGCTCACGCCCTCGGTGGTCGCCGTCGCCAAGAACGGCCGCCGGCTCGTGGGCGCGCTCGCGAAGCGGCAGGCGATCACGAACCCGGAGGGCACCGTCTTCGCCGCCAAGCGGCTCATCGGCCGGCGCTGGGGATCGAGCGAGGTCGAGGACGCCCGCAAGGCGCTGCCGTACGAGCTCGTGGCGGGCCCGGAGGGGAACGACGTCCGGGTTCAGCTGGGCGGGCGCGCCGTCTCCATGCCGGAGCTCTCCGCCCTCGTGCTCGCCGAGCTCAAGGCGGACGCCGAGGCGTTCCTGGGCAAGCCGGTGCGGCGCGCGGTCGTCACGGTCCCCGCCTACTTCAACGACGGGCAGCGGCAGGCGACGAAGGACGCCGGGCGGATCGCGGGGCTCGAGGTGCTGCGCATCGTGAACGAGCCGACGGCCGCGGCGCTCGCGTACGGGTTCGGGCGTCAGGTGCGGAGCAAGGTGGTCGTGTTCGACCTCGGCGGCGGCACCTTCGACGTGTCGGTGCTCGACGTCGGCCGGAGCGTCTACGACGTCGTCGCGGTGGGCGGCGACACCTACCTCGGCGGCGAGGACTTCGATCGCCGTGTCATGGACTGGCTCACGTTCGGCTTCGCGAAGGAGCACGGCGGGGTCGACCTCCGCCAGGACAAGATGGCGCTCCAGCGCGTGCGCGACGCGGCGGAGCGCGCCAAGTGCGAGCTGTCGTCCGCGACGAGCGCCCCCATCCACCTGCCGTTCCTGATCGGCGGAGGGGAGGGGAAGGGCGCCCTCCACCTCGATCGGCAGCTCTCGCGCGAGGGGCTCGAGGAGCTCACCAAGGATCTCGTGGATCGCTGCATCGCGGTGACGGAGCGGACGCTCAGGGACGCCGGGGTCCGGCCGGCGCAGGTGGGCGAGGTGATCCTCGTGGGCGGCATGACGCGCATGCCGCGCGTGCAGCGCGCCGTGCGGGAGTTCTTCGGCCGCGAGCCGTGCAAGGGCGTCCACCCGGACGAGGTGGTGGCGCTCGGCGCGGCCATCCAGGCGCAGGCGCTCACCGCGGCCGCGAAGGGCGACGAGGTCCTCCTCCTCGACGTCACGCCCCAGAACCTCGGGCTGCTGGTCGTGGGCGGCTACTTCCAGACCGTCATCCCCCGGAACACCACCGTCCCCACCTCGCAGACGCACCTCTTCACCACGGTGACGGACGATCAGACCTCGGTCCGCATCGCCGTGCTCCAGGGCGGCAGCGAGCGCGCCATCGACAACGAGCTGCTCGGCGAGTTCGTCCTCGACGGCATCCGGCCCGCGCGGCGGGGCGAGGTGTCGATCGAGGTGACCTTCGACATCAGCGCGGACGGGATCGTCGGCGTCTCGGCGAAGGACGTCGCGACGGGCCAGCGGCAGTCGATCACCGTGACCGCGACCTCGGGCCTCACGGAGGAGGAGCTGCGGCGGATCCTGGACGAGCAGCTCGACGAGCAGCTCCAGCGCAAGCACTCCACCCGCGAGATCGAGGAGCGGCGCCAGTGGGTCTCCCGGATGGTGCGGGAGATCGAGGCGCTCGGGCCCGCGGCGCGGGGCGCGCTCGAGCGGACCCGCTTCGGGGGCGACGCCCTGCGCAAGGCGGAGGCGGTCCTCGCCCGCGCCAGGGCGGCGATGGAAGGGCGGGACGGCGACGCGCTCGCCGCGGAGGTCGAGCCCCTCGAGCGCACCCTGGCGCTGTACCAGGGGCTCGCCACGGGCGGCGGGCCTGCGGGGGGCGCCGAGCGATGA
- a CDS encoding acetylornithine transaminase, protein MTGNNESIARRAQQVLTPNYRQQPVALVRGEGVRVWDADGNEYLDFLGGVAVNVLGHCHPALVKALEEQARTVWHVSNHYFIPRQVELAEALLAVTPWAARAFFCNSGAEANEAMLKLARKHHHDLGHPERNVIVACDDSFHGRSLFTVTVGGQPKYREGFAPLVPGVRHVPYGDLAALEAALDDTAAAFIVEPIMGESGVIPAPEGYLKSARELTRRKGALLCLDEVQTGVGRTGKLWAHEWAGVTPDLMSSAKSLGGGFPIGALLASEEVGQHLSAGSHGSTYGGNPLGCAVALAVLAELKGGVLERSREVGARLRAGLERLAAGGRVASVRGRGMLLAVVVKGVSAAEVMKAARARGLIVNAIGEDVLRLAPPLTLTAAEADLAVERLAAAIAAAPAKP, encoded by the coding sequence ATGACCGGCAACAACGAGTCCATCGCCCGGCGAGCGCAGCAGGTGCTCACCCCGAACTACCGGCAGCAGCCGGTGGCGCTCGTGCGGGGCGAGGGCGTCCGCGTGTGGGACGCCGACGGAAACGAGTACCTCGACTTCCTGGGCGGCGTGGCCGTGAACGTGCTGGGGCACTGCCACCCCGCGCTGGTGAAGGCGCTCGAGGAGCAAGCCCGCACGGTGTGGCACGTCTCGAACCACTACTTCATCCCGCGCCAGGTGGAGCTCGCCGAGGCGCTCCTCGCGGTGACGCCGTGGGCCGCCCGCGCCTTCTTCTGCAACAGCGGCGCCGAGGCGAACGAGGCGATGCTGAAGCTCGCGCGCAAGCACCACCACGACCTCGGTCACCCCGAGCGCAACGTCATCGTGGCGTGCGACGACTCCTTCCACGGCCGCTCGCTGTTCACCGTCACGGTGGGCGGTCAGCCGAAGTATCGGGAGGGGTTCGCGCCGCTCGTCCCCGGGGTACGGCACGTGCCGTACGGCGACCTCGCGGCGCTCGAGGCCGCGCTCGACGACACGGCGGCGGCCTTCATCGTGGAGCCGATCATGGGCGAATCGGGCGTGATCCCGGCGCCCGAGGGGTATCTGAAGTCGGCGCGCGAGCTCACGCGGAGGAAGGGCGCGCTGCTCTGCCTCGACGAGGTCCAGACCGGCGTGGGCCGGACCGGCAAGCTGTGGGCGCACGAGTGGGCCGGCGTCACCCCCGACCTCATGTCGAGCGCGAAGTCGCTCGGCGGCGGCTTCCCCATCGGCGCGCTCCTCGCCTCGGAGGAGGTCGGCCAGCACCTCTCCGCGGGGAGCCACGGCAGCACCTACGGCGGCAACCCGCTCGGCTGCGCGGTGGCGCTCGCGGTGCTGGCCGAGCTGAAGGGCGGCGTGCTCGAGCGCTCCCGCGAGGTGGGCGCCCGGCTGCGCGCGGGCCTCGAGCGGCTCGCCGCCGGTGGCCGGGTCGCCTCGGTGCGCGGCCGGGGCATGCTGCTCGCCGTGGTGGTGAAGGGCGTGTCGGCCGCCGAGGTGATGAAGGCCGCCCGCGCCCGCGGCCTGATCGTGAACGCCATCGGCGAGGACGTGCTCCGCCTCGCCCCCCCTCTCACCCTCACGGCGGCCGAGGCAGACCTCGCCGTCGAGCGGCTCGCCGCGGCGATCGCGGCGGCGCCCGCGAAGCCCTGA
- a CDS encoding DUF1059 domain-containing protein, whose amino-acid sequence MKDLHCRDVGLNCDFVARGEDENEIVKQAGRHAQQAHGMTVTQELTETVRGLIHDESSEAHRQSMARR is encoded by the coding sequence GTGAAGGACCTACACTGCCGAGACGTGGGGTTGAACTGCGACTTCGTGGCGCGGGGCGAGGACGAGAACGAGATCGTGAAGCAGGCGGGGCGCCACGCGCAGCAGGCGCACGGGATGACCGTCACCCAGGAGCTCACCGAGACGGTGAGGGGGCTCATCCACGACGAGTCGAGCGAGGCGCACCGCCAGTCGATGGCCCGGCGCTGA
- the argF gene encoding ornithine carbamoyltransferase — protein MARPTGTKRDFLRLTDLDRSELLELLERAAEWKLLGKRGPRPLEHSTIGLVFEKASTRTRVSFTVAAHQLGADTLMLSPRDTQLGRGEPIRDTARVLSRYLDCLVVRTFEHSKLEEMARFASVPVVNALTDSSHPCQLLADLLTVTERFGADVLAKGGLSVAWIGDGNNMANSWLEACVLLGFDLRLACPEGYDPDPQLLARTGGRGRVVRSPAEAAAGAHVVNTDVWASMGQEQEAEERKRKFAGYIVDEALMRAARPDAIVLHCLPAHRGEEISESVLEGPQSAVFDEAENRLHAQKALLELLLAPR, from the coding sequence ATGGCCCGCCCGACCGGCACGAAGCGCGACTTCCTCCGCCTCACCGATCTCGACAGGTCCGAGCTCCTCGAGCTCCTGGAGCGCGCCGCGGAGTGGAAGCTCCTCGGCAAGCGGGGCCCGCGACCGCTCGAGCACTCCACCATCGGTCTCGTGTTCGAGAAGGCCTCGACGCGCACGCGCGTCTCCTTCACGGTGGCCGCCCACCAGCTCGGCGCCGACACCCTCATGCTGTCGCCGCGCGACACTCAGCTCGGGCGCGGCGAGCCCATCCGCGACACCGCCCGGGTGCTGTCGCGCTACCTCGACTGCCTCGTCGTGCGCACGTTCGAGCACTCCAAGCTCGAGGAGATGGCGCGCTTCGCCTCGGTGCCGGTGGTGAACGCCCTCACCGACTCGTCGCATCCGTGCCAGCTCCTCGCCGACCTGCTCACGGTGACGGAGCGCTTCGGCGCCGACGTGCTCGCGAAGGGCGGCCTCTCGGTGGCCTGGATCGGCGACGGCAACAACATGGCGAACAGCTGGCTCGAGGCGTGCGTGCTGCTCGGCTTCGACCTGCGGCTCGCCTGCCCGGAGGGCTACGACCCCGACCCGCAGCTGCTGGCGCGCACCGGCGGCCGCGGCCGCGTGGTCCGCTCGCCCGCGGAGGCCGCGGCCGGCGCGCACGTGGTGAACACCGACGTGTGGGCGAGCATGGGGCAGGAGCAGGAGGCGGAGGAGCGCAAGCGCAAGTTCGCCGGGTACATCGTGGACGAGGCGCTGATGCGCGCCGCGAGGCCCGACGCGATCGTGCTGCACTGCCTGCCCGCCCACCGCGGCGAGGAGATCTCGGAGTCCGTGCTCGAGGGGCCGCAGTCGGCGGTGTTCGACGAGGCCGAGAACCGGCTTCACGCGCAGAAGGCCCTGCTCGAGCTGCTCCTCGCGCCCCGCTGA
- a CDS encoding MaoC family dehydratase N-terminal domain-containing protein, whose translation MPVDRKHLGRRYGPFRFQVSVEQIRDFVAATGGGVPGHAFPSPPDRYHHPWTWDEEAAKASPHGGIVAPPAFATTFAIEPFARACSDPELAVNVLRLVHGEQEFEFHEPVRPGDVLETEGEITRLQERGNLDFVEVTTTTRNQHGRLVVKGVWTAIIRN comes from the coding sequence GTGCCCGTCGACAGGAAGCACCTCGGCCGCCGCTACGGGCCGTTCCGGTTCCAGGTGAGCGTCGAGCAGATCCGGGACTTCGTCGCCGCCACCGGCGGCGGCGTCCCCGGCCACGCGTTCCCGAGCCCGCCCGACCGCTACCATCACCCGTGGACCTGGGACGAGGAGGCCGCGAAGGCGTCGCCCCACGGCGGCATCGTCGCCCCCCCGGCGTTCGCGACCACGTTCGCCATCGAGCCCTTCGCGCGCGCCTGCTCGGACCCGGAGCTCGCCGTGAACGTGCTCCGGCTCGTCCACGGGGAACAGGAGTTCGAGTTCCACGAGCCGGTCCGTCCGGGCGACGTGCTCGAGACCGAGGGCGAGATCACCCGCCTGCAGGAGCGTGGAAACCTCGACTTCGTCGAGGTGACCACCACCACGCGCAACCAGCACGGCCGCCTGGTCGTGAAGGGCGTCTGGACGGCCATCATCAGGAACTGA
- a CDS encoding DUF2845 domain-containing protein, whose product MRASTVRALIAASIAVATASRAAETSLRCDGGIVSLGDSELDLRGKCGEPALRHSRTEERATVAREEDRGGSGVRVAATVRAWTYDFGPQRFLYVVTLEGGKVVGIERGGYGYAPGRLESARERAPASCDSSSFRVGALALDLLARCGEPASKDVRQVEPIHADGETITAGPSVEVEVWTYDLGPRRFTQIVTLEGGKVVSVERGGYGYQR is encoded by the coding sequence ATGAGAGCTTCCACCGTCCGGGCCCTGATCGCCGCGTCGATCGCGGTGGCGACCGCGTCGCGTGCCGCGGAGACCTCGCTGAGATGCGACGGCGGCATCGTCTCGCTCGGCGACTCGGAGCTCGACCTCCGCGGCAAGTGCGGTGAGCCCGCCCTGCGGCACAGCCGCACGGAGGAGCGCGCCACGGTCGCGCGCGAGGAGGATCGAGGCGGCTCGGGGGTGCGCGTCGCCGCCACGGTGCGCGCCTGGACGTACGACTTCGGGCCGCAGCGCTTCCTGTACGTCGTCACCCTGGAGGGCGGCAAGGTCGTCGGCATCGAGCGCGGCGGCTACGGCTACGCCCCCGGGCGCCTCGAGTCCGCCCGGGAGCGCGCGCCCGCCTCGTGCGACTCGTCGAGCTTCCGGGTGGGAGCCCTCGCGCTCGATCTGCTCGCGAGGTGTGGCGAGCCGGCCTCCAAGGACGTCCGTCAGGTGGAGCCGATCCACGCGGACGGCGAGACGATCACCGCCGGGCCGTCCGTCGAGGTCGAGGTCTGGACGTACGACCTCGGACCGCGCCGGTTCACCCAGATCGTCACGCTCGAGGGGGGAAAGGTCGTATCGGTCGAGCGCGGAGGATACGGGTACCAGCGCTAG
- a CDS encoding SDR family oxidoreductase, which translates to MSSPERVQLVTGYPGFIGKRLVRRLVQAEADGARLVLLVQPKHAAAARAELASLGARRAEVVEGDVEHMHLGLSGAEFKALAAGVTEVWHLAAISWLGADPRYVKRVNVEGTRNVLELAQRAPRLRRLNHFSTALVSGDRSGVILEDELAMGQRFHNAYEESKHQAELLVRRAQAELPATIYRPSIVVGDSRTGEIDRFEGPYALAILLVASPLAVPLPLPAGGAAPLNVVPIDFVVEAALSLARNPAAAGKTVHLVDPAPLSARRVYELIAARTGKRLASLSLPSRAFQAFLQLPGLERLARAQRPAIDYLSHLAIYNCRNQLDLLDGTGIRCPPITGYLERLIEFVQNTFARRREEAAGGREADDPLDPRE; encoded by the coding sequence ATGTCCTCGCCCGAGCGCGTGCAGCTCGTCACCGGCTACCCCGGCTTCATCGGCAAGCGGCTCGTCCGCCGGCTCGTGCAGGCCGAGGCCGACGGCGCCCGGCTCGTGCTGCTCGTCCAGCCGAAGCACGCCGCGGCGGCGCGCGCCGAGCTCGCGTCGCTGGGGGCGCGCCGCGCCGAGGTCGTCGAGGGCGACGTCGAGCACATGCACCTCGGGCTCTCGGGCGCCGAGTTCAAGGCGCTCGCCGCCGGCGTGACCGAGGTCTGGCACCTCGCCGCGATCTCCTGGCTCGGCGCCGACCCGCGCTACGTGAAGCGCGTGAACGTCGAGGGCACGCGCAACGTCCTGGAGCTGGCCCAGCGCGCGCCGCGCCTCCGGCGCCTGAACCACTTCTCGACCGCCCTCGTCTCGGGCGACCGGAGCGGCGTCATCCTCGAGGACGAGCTGGCCATGGGCCAGCGCTTCCACAACGCCTACGAGGAGAGCAAGCACCAGGCCGAGCTGCTCGTGCGCCGCGCCCAGGCGGAGCTGCCCGCCACCATCTACCGGCCGAGCATCGTGGTGGGGGACTCGCGCACCGGAGAGATCGACCGCTTCGAGGGGCCGTACGCGCTCGCGATCCTGCTGGTCGCGTCCCCCCTCGCCGTCCCCCTGCCGCTCCCGGCCGGCGGCGCGGCGCCGCTGAACGTCGTGCCCATCGACTTCGTCGTCGAGGCGGCGCTGTCCCTCGCGCGGAACCCGGCGGCGGCCGGCAAGACGGTGCACCTCGTGGATCCCGCTCCGCTCTCCGCGCGCCGCGTGTACGAGCTCATCGCCGCGCGCACCGGGAAGCGGCTGGCGTCCCTGTCGCTCCCCTCCCGCGCGTTCCAGGCCTTCCTCCAGCTCCCGGGCCTGGAGCGGCTCGCGCGGGCGCAGCGGCCCGCCATCGACTACCTGAGTCACCTCGCCATCTACAACTGCCGGAACCAGCTCGACCTGCTCGACGGCACCGGCATCCGCTGCCCGCCCATCACGGGGTATCTCGAGCGGCTCATCGAGTTCGTGCAGAACACCTTCGCGCGGCGGCGCGAGGAGGCCGCGGGCGGCCGGGAGGCGGACGATCCGCTCGACCCGCGCGAGTGA
- a CDS encoding MaoC family dehydratase translates to MKRLQDFTVGDTFELVREVDPYRPVYYAGASGDYNPIHIDPAVGRAAGYQGVILQGMCTFSWLSDTCVGYLGDPARLLRLRARFTKPVQVGDVIRIEGRCVAVEGAAVKLELSARNQRGEDVLKGAVAEARVGER, encoded by the coding sequence ATGAAACGCCTCCAGGACTTCACCGTGGGCGATACCTTCGAGCTCGTCCGGGAGGTCGACCCGTACCGGCCGGTCTACTACGCGGGTGCCTCCGGGGACTACAACCCGATCCACATCGACCCGGCGGTGGGGCGCGCCGCCGGGTACCAGGGCGTCATCCTCCAGGGGATGTGCACCTTCTCGTGGCTGTCCGACACGTGCGTCGGGTACCTGGGGGATCCCGCCCGGCTCCTGCGCCTGCGGGCGCGCTTCACGAAGCCGGTGCAGGTGGGCGACGTCATCCGGATCGAGGGACGCTGCGTCGCCGTGGAGGGCGCCGCGGTGAAGCTGGAGCTCTCCGCGCGCAACCAGCGCGGCGAGGACGTGCTGAAGGGCGCGGTGGCCGAGGCCCGCGTCGGGGAGAGGTGA
- a CDS encoding J domain-containing protein, which translates to MSSEGHSTSRAAPSGQGDDVDLDAARREEIRSAAARASTWTHWEALGLTWNATADAARTAYLEKVRLFHPDRYAGQRLGSYREKLERVFRRITEARDVLGDEERRAAYARATAPPEARAQLEARRLEDERRTGERRARLARQNPILGRAARVAEHVERARQAMADGRFGQAWNELQLALGADPRHAEALRLAPEVRRRAGAQRAARLVEEGAEAERSGRPGAALEAYREALEAEPGNVRAAVAGSRAALAAGDVAGARSLADAAVRAGPRAGVAHEALAHVLEAQGDRKEARRALERAVELEPGLASAKERLRKLRWRFLA; encoded by the coding sequence TTGAGCAGCGAGGGGCACAGCACATCCAGGGCCGCTCCCAGCGGGCAGGGCGACGACGTCGATCTCGACGCCGCCCGGCGTGAGGAGATCCGCTCGGCCGCCGCGCGCGCCTCCACCTGGACCCACTGGGAGGCGCTCGGACTGACCTGGAATGCCACGGCAGACGCCGCCCGGACGGCTTACCTCGAGAAGGTGAGGCTGTTCCATCCCGATCGTTACGCGGGGCAGCGGCTCGGCAGCTACCGGGAGAAGCTCGAGCGCGTCTTTCGCCGGATCACCGAGGCGCGGGACGTGCTCGGGGACGAGGAGCGACGCGCCGCCTACGCGCGAGCGACGGCGCCGCCCGAGGCGCGCGCCCAGCTGGAGGCGCGCCGCCTCGAGGACGAGCGCCGCACCGGCGAGCGCCGGGCCCGGCTCGCGCGTCAGAACCCGATCCTGGGACGGGCCGCGCGGGTCGCGGAGCACGTCGAGCGCGCGCGGCAGGCGATGGCCGACGGGCGGTTCGGGCAGGCCTGGAACGAGCTGCAGCTCGCGCTCGGCGCGGACCCCCGCCACGCCGAGGCCCTGCGGCTCGCCCCGGAGGTGCGTCGCCGGGCCGGCGCGCAGCGGGCCGCGCGGCTCGTCGAGGAGGGCGCCGAGGCCGAGCGCTCCGGGCGCCCGGGCGCCGCCCTGGAGGCGTACCGCGAGGCGCTGGAGGCGGAGCCGGGCAACGTCCGCGCCGCCGTGGCCGGCTCGCGCGCCGCGCTCGCCGCGGGCGACGTCGCGGGGGCGCGGTCGCTCGCGGACGCGGCGGTGCGCGCCGGGCCGCGCGCCGGCGTCGCTCACGAGGCGCTCGCGCACGTCCTCGAGGCGCAGGGCGATCGGAAGGAGGCCCGCCGCGCGCTGGAGCGGGCGGTGGAGCTGGAACCCGGGCTCGCCTCCGCGAAGGAGCGGCTCAGGAAGCTGCGCTGGAGGTTCCTCGCATGA